From a region of the Paramagnetospirillum magnetotacticum MS-1 genome:
- a CDS encoding ferredoxin family 2Fe-2S iron-sulfur cluster binding protein, whose translation MPKMTFIAPDGTRQEVDAPEGLSVLEVAHHAKIELEGACEGSLACSTCHIVVAKEWYDKLSPATEDEEDMLDLAFGLTATSRLGCQIIMSKELDGLVVTLPAATRNMMVDKK comes from the coding sequence ATGCCCAAGATGACGTTCATCGCCCCCGATGGAACCCGCCAGGAAGTCGACGCCCCCGAGGGATTGTCGGTGCTGGAAGTGGCGCACCACGCCAAGATCGAGTTGGAAGGCGCCTGCGAGGGCTCGCTGGCCTGTTCCACCTGCCATATCGTGGTGGCCAAGGAATGGTACGACAAGCTGTCGCCCGCCACCGAGGACGAGGAAGACATGCTGGATCTGGCCTTCGGCCTGACCGCCACTTCCCGGCTGGGCTGTCAGATCATCATGAGCAAGGAGTTGGACGGCCTGGTGGTCACCCTGCCTGCCGCCACCCGCAACATGATGGTCGACAAGAAGTAG
- the iscX gene encoding Fe-S cluster assembly protein IscX: protein MKWTDTLDIAIALEEAHPDADNVNLRFTDLHHWVCALPGFADDPAKSNEKILEAIQMAWIDERD, encoded by the coding sequence ATGAAGTGGACCGATACCCTCGACATCGCCATCGCCCTGGAAGAAGCGCATCCTGACGCCGATAACGTCAATTTGCGCTTCACCGACCTGCATCACTGGGTCTGCGCCTTGCCCGGCTTCGCCGACGATCCTGCCAAGTCCAACGAGAAAATTCTCGAAGCCATTCAGATGGCCTGGATCGACGAGCGGGATTAG
- a CDS encoding DUF599 domain-containing protein → MNPFALLPAVDLAAFAAFLVLWTGYTIMADRLTADGHTLLAATARLRLTWMRNMCDREVRVADSALLGNLMRSVSFFASASILILGGLVALLGAGERAYAVIQDLPLVAESPKGVFETKVVLLAGVFVYAFFQITWSLRQFNYCCVLLGAAPLADAAASVKDVYAENAARLNALAAHSFNRGLRAYYFALALMTWFIHAGAMVAATTVVVAVLYRREFRSKTLRALNAAVPPG, encoded by the coding sequence ATGAATCCCTTCGCCCTTCTGCCCGCTGTCGATCTGGCGGCCTTCGCGGCCTTTCTGGTGCTGTGGACCGGATATACGATCATGGCCGACCGTCTGACAGCGGATGGTCACACCCTGCTGGCGGCGACGGCGCGTCTTCGCCTGACCTGGATGCGCAATATGTGCGACCGGGAGGTCCGGGTGGCCGACAGTGCCCTGCTGGGCAATCTGATGCGCAGCGTGTCGTTCTTCGCCTCGGCCTCCATCCTGATCCTGGGTGGACTGGTGGCCCTGCTGGGCGCGGGAGAGCGGGCCTATGCCGTGATCCAGGACCTGCCCCTGGTCGCCGAATCGCCCAAGGGCGTGTTCGAGACCAAGGTGGTCTTGCTGGCCGGGGTCTTCGTCTACGCCTTTTTCCAGATCACCTGGTCGCTGCGGCAGTTCAATTACTGCTGTGTCCTGCTGGGCGCCGCCCCGCTGGCCGATGCGGCGGCCTCGGTCAAGGACGTCTATGCCGAGAATGCCGCCCGGCTCAACGCCCTGGCCGCGCACAGCTTCAATCGGGGACTGAGGGCTTATTACTTCGCCCTGGCCCTGATGACATGGTTCATCCATGCCGGGGCCATGGTGGCCGCCACCACCGTGGTGGTGGCGGTGCTCTATCGCCGGGAATTCAGGTCCAAGACCCTGCGGGCACTGAATGCGGCGGTGCCGCCGGGCTGA
- a CDS encoding class I SAM-dependent methyltransferase — MAAKKKSASSRKLNLGCGRDIREGWINLDSMALPGVDVVADLSLCATTPLPFEDSSIDEFLLSHLIEHIPDPLPLMQELWRIAKPGAKMQIRVPHGAHDDAWTNPTHVKPYFARSFGYFSQPWYWRADYGYRGDWQPELVTYSVPRRRFAGQMPAQILEQIDALRNVVQEMIVDLVAVKPLRQPKKDLMQAANIKIALME; from the coding sequence ATGGCTGCGAAAAAGAAGTCGGCTTCCTCGCGCAAACTCAATCTCGGCTGTGGCCGCGATATCCGCGAAGGTTGGATCAACCTGGATTCCATGGCCCTGCCCGGCGTCGATGTGGTGGCCGATCTGTCGCTGTGCGCCACCACTCCCCTGCCCTTCGAGGACAGCAGCATCGACGAGTTCCTGCTGTCGCATCTGATCGAGCACATCCCCGATCCCCTTCCCCTGATGCAGGAATTGTGGCGCATCGCCAAGCCCGGCGCCAAGATGCAGATCCGCGTCCCCCACGGCGCCCATGACGACGCCTGGACCAACCCCACCCATGTGAAGCCCTATTTCGCCAGAAGCTTCGGCTATTTCTCCCAGCCCTGGTACTGGCGGGCCGATTACGGCTATCGCGGCGACTGGCAGCCGGAACTGGTCACCTATTCCGTCCCCCGGCGGCGCTTCGCCGGCCAAATGCCCGCCCAGATCCTGGAACAGATCGACGCCCTCAGAAACGTGGTCCAGGAGATGATCGTCGATCTGGTAGCCGTCAAGCCCTTGCGCCAGCCCAAGAAGGACCTGATGCAGGCGGCCAATATCAAGATTGCGCTGATGGAGTAG
- the mnmA gene encoding tRNA 2-thiouridine(34) synthase MnmA has translation MNSLDIDKPASATRVVVAMSGGVDSSAVAALLKEQGYDVVGVTLQLYDLATSGIEPGACRPNTCCAGKDIHDARAVADALGIPHYVLDFEETFRRDVVERFAQTYLEAKTPVPCIECNRTVKFRDLLGVAKDLGADALATGHYVRRRSGPQGPEMWAGRDPGRDQSYFLYATTRAQLDFLRFPLGDMSGKEETRAIAARHHLPVAAKRDSQDICFVPDGDYAALVTRLHPEAARPGEIVDSSGKVLGRHEGLIHYTIGQRRGLGLGGGPPLYVVALEPETDRVVVGGRQDLDCPVVPVEAVNWLGGDETELRVAVKVRSTRPAAPALLRRLPNGRAEVILDHPEQGVAPGQACVFYQGERVLGGGWISRVREA, from the coding sequence ATGAACAGTCTCGACATCGATAAGCCCGCTTCGGCCACCCGCGTGGTGGTCGCCATGTCGGGTGGCGTGGATTCCTCGGCCGTCGCCGCCCTGCTGAAGGAACAGGGCTACGACGTGGTGGGCGTCACGCTTCAGCTTTACGATCTGGCGACCAGCGGTATCGAACCCGGCGCCTGCCGCCCCAATACCTGCTGCGCGGGCAAGGACATCCATGACGCCCGCGCCGTGGCCGATGCGCTTGGCATTCCCCATTATGTGCTGGATTTCGAGGAAACCTTCCGTCGTGACGTGGTCGAGCGCTTCGCCCAGACCTATCTGGAGGCGAAGACGCCGGTGCCTTGCATCGAGTGCAACCGCACGGTCAAGTTCCGCGATCTTCTGGGCGTGGCCAAGGATCTCGGCGCCGACGCCCTGGCCACCGGCCATTACGTGCGGCGCCGCTCCGGTCCCCAGGGGCCGGAGATGTGGGCCGGGCGCGATCCGGGCCGGGACCAAAGCTATTTCCTGTACGCCACCACGCGGGCGCAACTGGACTTTCTGCGCTTTCCCCTCGGCGACATGTCGGGCAAGGAGGAGACGCGGGCCATCGCGGCGCGCCACCACCTGCCCGTGGCCGCCAAGCGCGATAGCCAGGACATCTGTTTCGTGCCCGATGGCGATTACGCCGCCCTGGTCACCCGCCTGCACCCCGAAGCCGCACGGCCGGGCGAGATCGTCGACAGTTCTGGCAAGGTGCTGGGCCGCCACGAGGGTCTGATCCACTACACGATCGGCCAGCGGCGGGGTCTGGGCCTGGGCGGCGGCCCACCGCTTTATGTGGTGGCGTTGGAACCCGAAACCGACCGGGTGGTGGTGGGCGGACGCCAGGACCTGGACTGTCCGGTGGTTCCTGTGGAGGCGGTCAACTGGCTGGGCGGCGACGAGACGGAACTGCGCGTCGCCGTCAAGGTGCGCTCCACCCGCCCAGCGGCACCGGCCCTGCTGCGCCGTCTGCCCAATGGCCGAGCCGAGGTGATTCTCGACCACCCGGAACAAGGCGTCGCCCCCGGCCAGGCCTGCGTCTTCTACCAGGGGGAACGGGTCCTGGGCGGAGGCTGGATTTCCCGCGTGCGAGAGGCTTGA